In a genomic window of Curtobacterium flaccumfaciens pv. betae:
- a CDS encoding MaoC family dehydratase N-terminal domain-containing protein encodes MSVNPELVGRTFPPAQPYLVGREKVREFSRAVFATNPVHHDPGAARAAGYADVVAPPTFAVVVQEATLAQLLNEPDAGIDFSRVVHGEQSFTYDRPIVAGDELTATLTVTSVKTLGGNAMVTAQSTMNDAEGEHVVTATSTLVVRGDDA; translated from the coding sequence GTGTCAGTGAACCCCGAGCTCGTCGGCAGGACGTTCCCGCCGGCCCAGCCCTACCTGGTCGGCCGCGAGAAGGTGCGCGAGTTCTCGCGTGCGGTCTTCGCGACCAACCCCGTCCACCATGATCCGGGCGCCGCACGTGCCGCCGGGTACGCCGACGTGGTCGCGCCCCCGACGTTCGCCGTCGTCGTGCAGGAGGCCACGCTCGCGCAGCTCCTGAACGAGCCCGACGCCGGCATCGACTTCTCGCGCGTCGTCCACGGCGAGCAGTCCTTCACCTACGACCGGCCGATCGTCGCCGGTGACGAGCTCACCGCGACCCTGACGGTCACCAGCGTGAAGACCCTCGGCGGCAACGCGATGGTCACCGCCCAGAGCACCATGAACGACGCCGAGGGGGAGCACGTCGTCACGGCGACCTCCACCCTCGTGGTCCGAGGAGACGACGCATGA
- a CDS encoding inositol monophosphatase family protein has product MASDPTPSQFADLAESIARDAAALAARRRAEGVEVADRKSSIVDVVTAADREVEALIRARIAEARPDDAFHGEESGSASGASGITWVVDPIDGTVNYLYGSAEYGVSIGVVRGAPDPMTWEPIAGVVVAPATGTVFRAAVGQGATRDGEPLSVAAPGSLAETLVATGFGYTADRRREQVAVLAGLIGEVRDIRRGGAASLDCCAVGAGVVDAYYERGINPWDMAGGALVAQEAGAAIRIWEAGGTRSFLFASPAVADELEALVRGLEAGALGAVRA; this is encoded by the coding sequence ATGGCATCCGACCCCACACCGTCCCAGTTCGCCGACCTCGCCGAGTCGATCGCCCGTGACGCAGCGGCGCTGGCCGCACGTCGCCGCGCCGAGGGGGTCGAGGTCGCGGACCGGAAGTCGAGCATCGTCGACGTGGTCACGGCCGCCGACCGCGAGGTCGAGGCGCTCATCCGCGCCCGCATCGCCGAGGCCCGCCCCGACGACGCCTTCCACGGCGAGGAGTCCGGGTCGGCCTCCGGTGCCTCGGGCATCACCTGGGTGGTGGACCCGATCGACGGCACGGTCAACTACCTGTACGGCAGCGCCGAGTACGGCGTGAGCATCGGCGTCGTGCGCGGCGCACCCGACCCGATGACCTGGGAGCCGATCGCGGGCGTCGTCGTGGCGCCGGCGACGGGCACCGTCTTCCGCGCGGCCGTCGGCCAGGGCGCGACTCGTGACGGGGAACCGTTGTCCGTCGCCGCGCCCGGTTCGCTCGCCGAGACGCTCGTCGCCACCGGGTTCGGGTACACGGCCGACCGTCGCCGGGAGCAGGTCGCGGTGCTGGCCGGACTCATCGGCGAGGTACGGGACATCCGCCGCGGGGGAGCGGCGTCGCTCGACTGCTGCGCCGTCGGGGCGGGCGTGGTGGACGCGTACTACGAGCGCGGGATCAACCCGTGGGACATGGCCGGCGGCGCCCTCGTCGCGCAGGAGGCCGGCGCGGCCATCCGCATCTGGGAGGCCGGAGGGACGCGCTCCTTCCTGTTCGCGAGCCCCGCCGTCGCCGACGAACTCGAGGCCCTGGTGCGCGGTCTCGAGGCCGGTGCGCTCGGAGCCGTGCGGGCCTGA
- a CDS encoding peptidoglycan DD-metalloendopeptidase family protein — protein sequence MPRTPLSSAPTDGSVDAATPVVHQTRRARIEAERAAAKGTVVAQEGQGSTGPSFDDVIGAVTPGTPAAPVSPIDLAPASPVRPASPIVTPPAPTSPVVHAQRVAPVAAAASASQPRRVTGQVPASRRRSSRPATKTPVDRATRHIRSTAATTPAAVRSPKQGASFRRAASRVTAVGALLFAAGLVVSTSLPAQALWVPASGSTAARATVDGATQSMQVGASADGSTARDQYTVSDATQYANVDSSTFTNDPTGTIQWPFLTGVPITSGFGGRQVAGCSFCSTNHMGIDFAPGEGTPIGVIAAGTVIKVQANDGGFGNDVWVEHDVDGKQFVSVYGHMEDNSFKVVTGQHVEVGDILGLVGSTGNSTGPHLHLEVHVDGVPVDPLAWLKTNAN from the coding sequence ATGCCCCGTACTCCTCTGTCGTCCGCTCCCACCGACGGTTCCGTCGACGCCGCCACCCCGGTCGTCCACCAGACCCGACGCGCTCGGATCGAGGCGGAGCGAGCCGCGGCGAAGGGCACGGTCGTGGCGCAGGAGGGACAGGGCTCGACGGGTCCGAGCTTCGACGACGTGATCGGTGCGGTCACGCCGGGAACCCCCGCGGCCCCCGTGTCGCCGATCGACCTCGCACCGGCATCGCCCGTGCGCCCGGCCTCCCCAATCGTGACGCCGCCGGCCCCCACCTCGCCCGTCGTGCACGCCCAGCGGGTGGCTCCCGTTGCCGCCGCTGCCTCGGCGTCGCAGCCGCGTCGTGTCACGGGGCAGGTCCCCGCATCGCGCCGCCGCAGCAGCCGTCCGGCCACGAAGACCCCGGTCGACCGCGCGACCCGTCACATCCGGTCCACGGCCGCCACGACCCCCGCAGCAGTGCGGTCCCCGAAGCAGGGCGCGTCGTTCCGCCGTGCTGCCTCGCGCGTGACCGCGGTCGGCGCACTGCTCTTCGCAGCAGGCCTCGTCGTCTCGACCTCCCTGCCGGCGCAGGCGCTCTGGGTCCCGGCGTCCGGCTCGACCGCGGCCCGTGCCACCGTCGACGGCGCCACGCAGTCGATGCAGGTCGGTGCCTCGGCCGACGGATCGACCGCCCGTGACCAGTACACGGTGTCCGACGCCACGCAGTACGCGAACGTCGACTCCTCGACCTTCACGAACGACCCGACCGGCACCATCCAGTGGCCGTTCCTGACCGGCGTCCCGATCACCTCGGGCTTCGGTGGACGCCAGGTCGCCGGGTGCTCGTTCTGCTCGACGAACCACATGGGCATCGACTTCGCCCCGGGCGAGGGCACCCCGATCGGCGTCATCGCCGCCGGCACCGTGATCAAGGTGCAGGCGAACGACGGCGGCTTCGGCAACGACGTCTGGGTCGAGCACGACGTGGACGGCAAGCAGTTCGTCAGCGTCTACGGCCACATGGAGGACAACTCCTTCAAGGTCGTCACCGGCCAGCACGTCGAGGTCGGCGACATCCTCGGTCTCGTCGGCAGCACGGGCAACTCCACGGGCCCGCACCTGCACCTCGAGGTGCACGTCGACGGGGTCCCGGTGGACCCGCTGGCGTGGCTCAAGACCAACGCGAACTAG
- a CDS encoding ABC transporter ATP-binding protein, with product MSMESAAWSSLYKISSAQGGKHGFSRASVRRILTFAVPYRAKLLVFIGLSVVGAFLAVATPVLAGQVVDVIVARGEVSTIVRLAVVIALVAVADAAVSLTTRWYSARIGEGVILDLRTAVFDHVQKMPIAFFTRTRTGALVSRLNNDVIGAQQAFSGTLSGVVTNLVALVLTLIVMLSTSWLVTVLAVVMLPVFLVPARRMGSRLAALRREAADHNSAMSTQMTERFSAPGATLVKLFGRPDEEAEEFRVRAARVRDIGVRTAMLQFVFFTALMLVSALALALVYGLGGFLALAGRLDTGEVVTLALLLTRLYAPLTSLANARVEIMSAVVSFERVFEVLDLEPLIREQPDAVTIADGPVSVEFDDVRFAYPSADKVSLASLEEVATLDTRGGEEVLHGLSFRIEPGQTVALVGSSGAGKSTVAQLLARLYDVDSGAVRLAGTDVRDVTFASMRHTLGMVTQDGHLFHETIRSNLRFARPEASDDEVWDAVRRARLEPLIRSLPDQLDTMVGERGYRLSGGERQRMTIARLLLAQPRVVILDEATAALDSTSEAAVQAALGEALEGRTAMVIAHRLSTIRSADMILVVEDGSIVERGTHDELLAAGGRYEELHRTQFAAQENVAVDVQVAD from the coding sequence ATGAGCATGGAGAGCGCAGCCTGGAGCTCGCTGTACAAGATCTCGTCCGCGCAGGGCGGCAAGCACGGGTTCTCCCGCGCATCCGTCCGACGGATCCTGACGTTCGCGGTGCCGTACCGGGCGAAGCTGCTGGTGTTCATCGGTCTGTCCGTCGTCGGCGCCTTCCTCGCGGTCGCGACGCCGGTCCTCGCCGGTCAGGTGGTCGACGTCATCGTCGCCCGCGGAGAGGTCTCGACGATCGTCCGGCTGGCCGTGGTCATCGCCCTGGTGGCCGTGGCCGACGCCGCCGTGTCGCTGACGACGCGGTGGTACTCGGCGCGGATCGGCGAGGGCGTGATCCTGGACCTCCGCACCGCCGTCTTCGACCACGTGCAGAAGATGCCCATCGCGTTCTTCACCCGCACCCGGACCGGTGCGCTCGTGAGCCGCCTCAACAACGACGTGATCGGCGCCCAGCAGGCCTTCAGCGGCACGCTGTCCGGCGTGGTCACGAACCTCGTGGCGCTGGTCCTCACCCTGATCGTCATGCTCAGCACCTCGTGGCTCGTGACGGTCCTCGCCGTCGTCATGCTCCCGGTCTTCCTGGTGCCCGCACGCCGGATGGGCAGCCGCCTGGCCGCCCTGCGCCGCGAGGCCGCCGACCACAACTCCGCGATGAGCACGCAGATGACCGAGCGCTTCTCGGCTCCCGGCGCCACCCTCGTCAAGCTGTTCGGCCGACCCGACGAGGAAGCCGAGGAGTTCCGCGTCCGTGCCGCCCGGGTCCGCGACATCGGTGTCCGGACCGCGATGCTGCAGTTCGTCTTCTTCACCGCGCTGATGCTCGTCTCCGCGCTCGCCCTGGCGCTCGTCTACGGGCTCGGCGGCTTCCTCGCGCTCGCCGGCCGGCTGGACACCGGCGAGGTCGTCACCCTGGCACTCCTCCTCACCCGGCTGTACGCCCCGCTGACGAGCCTGGCGAACGCGCGGGTGGAGATCATGAGCGCCGTGGTCAGCTTCGAGCGCGTCTTCGAGGTGCTCGACCTCGAACCGCTCATCCGGGAGCAGCCCGACGCGGTGACCATCGCCGACGGCCCCGTCTCCGTCGAGTTCGACGACGTCCGGTTCGCCTACCCGTCTGCCGACAAGGTGTCCCTCGCCTCGCTCGAGGAGGTCGCCACGCTCGACACCCGCGGCGGCGAGGAGGTGCTGCACGGACTGTCCTTCCGGATCGAGCCGGGGCAGACCGTCGCCCTGGTCGGCTCGTCCGGGGCCGGCAAGTCCACGGTCGCACAGCTGCTCGCGCGCCTGTACGACGTCGACAGCGGCGCGGTGCGCCTGGCCGGGACGGACGTCCGCGACGTCACGTTCGCCTCGATGCGGCACACCCTCGGCATGGTGACGCAGGACGGCCACCTGTTCCACGAGACCATCCGTTCCAACCTGCGCTTCGCACGGCCCGAGGCGTCCGACGACGAGGTGTGGGACGCCGTCCGCCGTGCGCGGCTCGAGCCGCTCATCCGGTCCCTCCCCGACCAGTTGGACACCATGGTGGGCGAACGCGGCTACCGGCTGTCCGGGGGCGAGCGCCAGCGGATGACGATCGCCCGGCTCCTGCTCGCCCAGCCGCGCGTCGTCATCCTCGACGAGGCGACGGCGGCACTCGACTCGACGTCCGAGGCGGCGGTGCAGGCTGCGCTCGGCGAGGCGCTCGAGGGGCGGACGGCGATGGTGATCGCGCACCGGCTCTCCACGATCCGCAGCGCGGACATGATCCTGGTGGTCGAGGACGGATCGATCGTGGAGCGCGGCACGCACGACGAACTGCTGGCCGCGGGTGGCCGGTACGAGGAGCTGCACCGCACCCAGTTCGCCGCGCAGGAGAACGTCGCGGTCGATGTGCAGGTGGCGGACTGA
- a CDS encoding MaoC/PaaZ C-terminal domain-containing protein, with amino-acid sequence MTAAPATALEVGTVVAERDVHITRDSLVRYAGASGDFNPIHYRDDVAASVGLPGVLAHGMLTMGIAVQPVAEWLGDSGWVAGYGVRFTRPVVVDPEQGATVGIVAKVGTVDEDGRPKRIDLTVTAAGQTVLGKAQVTVVFR; translated from the coding sequence ATGACCGCCGCACCCGCCACCGCGCTCGAGGTCGGCACCGTCGTCGCCGAGCGTGACGTGCACATCACGCGCGACTCGCTGGTCCGGTACGCCGGCGCCTCGGGCGACTTCAACCCGATCCACTACCGCGACGACGTCGCCGCCTCGGTCGGTCTGCCCGGTGTCCTCGCCCACGGCATGCTCACGATGGGCATCGCCGTGCAGCCGGTCGCCGAGTGGCTCGGCGACAGCGGCTGGGTCGCGGGCTACGGCGTCCGCTTCACGCGCCCCGTCGTCGTCGACCCGGAGCAGGGTGCCACCGTCGGCATCGTCGCGAAGGTCGGCACCGTCGACGAGGACGGCCGGCCGAAGCGCATCGACCTCACCGTGACCGCCGCCGGGCAGACCGTGCTCGGCAAGGCGCAGGTCACGGTGGTGTTCCGCTGA
- the cls gene encoding cardiolipin synthase — MEHWLSVVITVLLVLLDLAIRVFSIIYVPINRKPQTATAWLLAIFLIPYIGFIVFLVIGSTKLPRARREKQTEINAYILEQTEGIERVRRDHPWPAWLESVTRLNRELGAMPLVGGNSAELYPDSEESIAEMTRAIDQSRRFVHVEFYIATLDDTTRPFFEALARAQARGVTVRFLLDHWASRGYPGYKDTLSFMDQAGIEWHLMLPLLPLQGKFQRPDLRNHRKIMVIDGSVAFTGSQNLIDASYDIKSHVEKGMVYKDLFARFEGPVVAGLNALFVTDWYSETDELLLRESDPVQRADRGDALDCQVVPSGPGFDGENNLRLFNALLYSAQQKVSITSPYFVPDDSMLYAITTTAQRGVDVELFVGEMGDHAMTWHAQRSYYEGLLRAGVRIWLYRAPTILHAKHFTIDDEVSVIGSSNMDMRSFSLNLEVSVMVRGHRFVDALREVQEAYKEHSFELTLDEWFDRPRRSKVLDNVARLTAALQ; from the coding sequence GTGGAGCACTGGCTCAGCGTCGTCATCACCGTCCTGCTCGTCCTGCTGGACCTGGCGATCCGCGTCTTCTCGATCATCTACGTCCCGATCAACCGGAAGCCGCAGACCGCGACGGCGTGGCTGCTCGCGATCTTCCTCATCCCCTACATCGGCTTCATCGTCTTCCTGGTCATCGGGTCGACGAAGCTCCCCCGCGCCCGTCGCGAGAAGCAGACCGAGATCAACGCGTACATCCTCGAGCAGACCGAGGGCATCGAGCGGGTCCGGCGCGACCACCCGTGGCCCGCGTGGCTCGAGAGCGTCACGCGGCTGAACCGCGAACTCGGCGCGATGCCGTTGGTCGGCGGCAACTCCGCGGAGCTCTACCCCGACTCCGAGGAGTCCATCGCCGAGATGACCCGGGCGATCGACCAGTCCCGCCGGTTCGTGCACGTCGAGTTCTACATCGCGACGCTCGACGACACCACGCGCCCGTTCTTCGAGGCGCTCGCGCGGGCGCAGGCCCGTGGGGTGACCGTGCGGTTCCTGCTCGACCACTGGGCCAGCCGCGGGTACCCGGGCTACAAGGACACCCTGTCGTTCATGGACCAGGCGGGCATCGAGTGGCACCTCATGCTGCCCCTCCTCCCGCTGCAGGGGAAGTTCCAGCGCCCCGACCTCCGCAACCACCGGAAGATCATGGTGATCGACGGCTCGGTCGCGTTCACCGGCTCGCAGAACCTGATCGACGCGTCGTACGACATCAAGTCGCACGTCGAGAAGGGCATGGTCTACAAGGACCTGTTCGCCCGGTTCGAGGGACCGGTCGTCGCGGGGCTCAACGCCCTGTTCGTCACCGACTGGTACAGCGAGACCGACGAGCTTCTGCTGCGCGAGAGCGACCCCGTCCAGCGGGCCGACCGCGGCGACGCGCTCGACTGCCAGGTGGTGCCGTCCGGCCCGGGCTTCGACGGCGAGAACAACCTGCGCCTGTTCAACGCGCTGCTCTACTCGGCACAGCAGAAGGTCTCGATCACGTCGCCGTACTTCGTGCCGGACGACTCGATGCTCTACGCCATCACCACGACGGCGCAGCGCGGGGTCGACGTCGAGCTGTTCGTCGGCGAGATGGGCGACCACGCGATGACCTGGCACGCGCAGCGCTCCTACTACGAAGGACTGCTCCGCGCCGGTGTGCGGATCTGGCTGTACCGCGCGCCGACGATCCTGCACGCGAAGCACTTCACGATCGACGACGAGGTGTCGGTGATCGGGTCGAGCAACATGGACATGCGCTCGTTCAGCCTGAACCTCGAGGTCTCCGTGATGGTGCGCGGGCACCGCTTCGTCGACGCCCTGCGCGAGGTGCAGGAAGCGTACAAGGAGCACAGCTTCGAGCTCACGCTCGACGAGTGGTTCGACCGTCCGCGCCGGTCCAAGGTGCTCGACAACGTCGCGCGGCTCACGGCGGCGTTGCAGTAG
- a CDS encoding UDP-N-acetylmuramate dehydrogenase, with product MSEPVLADLTTLRVGGAATRLLTATTTDELVTHALDAFDDHEWLVLGGGSNLLVADQGFDGTVVLVRTTGVDADRDADGVAVRVAAGEPWDPFVATTVANGWTGLEALSGIPGTVGASPVQNIGAYGVELADVLTRVEFLDAATGERAWVPAAELALGYRTSTLKHGRRGVVLTVEFRLGLAGEHGVPVRYAQLAGSLGVQLGALVPPTSVRDEVLRLRGSKGMVLDGDDHDTWSAGSFFTNPIVSPAFAETLPMDAPRWPAGDDVKLSAAWLIEHAGVHRGYAVPGSRAAISSKHTLALTNRGGATAAQVAELARFVQVTVLNRFGVSLVPEPVVVGDLLG from the coding sequence GTGTCCGAGCCGGTGCTGGCCGACCTGACGACGCTCCGCGTCGGCGGGGCCGCCACCCGGCTGCTCACGGCCACGACGACCGACGAGCTCGTCACCCACGCGCTCGACGCCTTCGACGACCACGAGTGGCTCGTCCTCGGCGGCGGCAGCAACCTGCTGGTCGCCGACCAGGGCTTCGACGGCACCGTCGTGCTGGTCCGGACGACGGGCGTCGACGCCGACCGCGACGCCGACGGCGTCGCGGTGCGCGTCGCTGCGGGGGAACCGTGGGACCCGTTCGTCGCCACGACCGTCGCGAACGGCTGGACCGGCCTGGAGGCCCTCAGCGGCATCCCGGGCACGGTCGGTGCGTCCCCGGTGCAGAACATCGGCGCCTACGGGGTCGAACTCGCCGACGTGCTCACCCGCGTCGAGTTCCTCGATGCGGCCACGGGGGAGCGCGCGTGGGTCCCGGCAGCCGAGCTGGCGCTCGGCTACCGCACGTCGACCCTCAAGCACGGTCGGCGCGGTGTCGTGCTGACGGTCGAGTTCCGGCTCGGGCTCGCGGGGGAGCACGGTGTGCCCGTGCGCTACGCGCAGCTCGCCGGTTCGCTCGGGGTCCAGCTCGGTGCGCTCGTGCCACCCACGAGCGTCCGCGACGAGGTCCTGCGGCTGCGCGGCTCGAAGGGCATGGTGCTCGACGGGGACGACCACGACACCTGGAGCGCCGGGTCGTTCTTCACCAACCCGATCGTCTCGCCGGCGTTCGCCGAGACCCTGCCGATGGACGCGCCCCGCTGGCCCGCGGGTGACGACGTCAAGCTCAGTGCCGCGTGGCTCATCGAGCACGCCGGCGTCCACCGTGGCTACGCGGTGCCGGGCTCCCGTGCGGCGATCTCGTCGAAGCACACCCTCGCGCTGACGAACCGCGGCGGGGCGACGGCCGCGCAGGTGGCCGAGCTCGCACGGTTCGTGCAGGTGACCGTCCTGAACCGCTTCGGGGTATCGCTCGTCCCGGAACCCGTCGTGGTGGGCGACCTGCTCGGCTGA
- a CDS encoding YajQ family cyclic di-GMP-binding protein → MADSSFDVVSKVDKMEAENALNQAAKEIEQRYDFKGADASVAFSGEDVLIKANSEERAKAVLDVLQSKAIKRNISLKSLDAGDPYPSGKEYRIEVKFKNGIEQDVAKKIGAFLRANAPKTVKSQIQGDELRVSSKSRDDLQNTIQLLKGEEFDVPLQFINFR, encoded by the coding sequence ATGGCAGACAGTTCCTTCGACGTGGTCAGCAAGGTCGACAAGATGGAGGCGGAGAACGCCCTCAACCAGGCGGCCAAGGAGATCGAGCAGCGGTACGACTTCAAGGGCGCCGACGCCTCGGTCGCGTTCAGCGGCGAGGACGTCCTGATCAAGGCGAACTCGGAAGAGCGCGCCAAGGCGGTCCTCGACGTGCTGCAGAGCAAGGCGATCAAGCGGAACATCAGCCTGAAGAGCCTCGACGCCGGCGACCCGTACCCCTCGGGCAAGGAGTACCGCATCGAGGTGAAGTTCAAGAACGGCATCGAGCAGGACGTGGCGAAGAAGATCGGCGCGTTCCTGCGGGCCAACGCCCCGAAGACGGTGAAGAGCCAGATCCAGGGTGACGAGCTCCGCGTCTCGTCGAAGAGCCGTGACGACCTGCAGAACACGATCCAGCTCCTCAAGGGTGAAGAGTTCGACGTCCCGTTGCAGTTCATCAACTTCCGCTGA
- a CDS encoding heparan-alpha-glucosaminide N-acetyltransferase domain-containing protein, translating into MTDTRPVPPTAVRGASASGSRLQAVDVARAVALLGMMAAHVGGIAEQLDWTDPATWTAVAHGRPSTLFAVLAGVSIGLTSGRVDPPGPPTIGRIRARLAIRAVVVVVIGFALMALDTPVYVILPTYGVLFLLVVPVLRVRPAALLGIAALCAVLSPLAALTIAPAYADAGMIGVQLGLVYPVVTFLAYVLVGLAVARAGLEERGRQVALLAAGALVATTAYVAGSVLAPLPDDAALAFPGVPYAGEGSTPGQALAQLFLSPRDHSSSVVDVVGTAGVAVAVIALCLLVFDGRGRVAERIAFPLAAVGSMPLTVYSGHLVVIAMLPTSPESVEAWGWFALGSVVFAMLWRRFLGRGPLERVVGALVSLVPMR; encoded by the coding sequence ATGACCGACACGCGCCCCGTCCCGCCCACCGCGGTGCGGGGCGCGTCCGCGTCGGGGTCACGGCTGCAGGCCGTCGACGTGGCCCGTGCGGTCGCGCTGCTCGGCATGATGGCCGCACACGTCGGCGGCATCGCGGAGCAGCTCGACTGGACCGACCCCGCCACCTGGACCGCCGTCGCCCACGGCCGCCCGTCCACGCTGTTCGCGGTCCTCGCCGGGGTCTCGATCGGCCTGACGAGCGGCCGTGTCGACCCGCCCGGCCCGCCCACCATCGGCCGCATCCGTGCCCGGCTCGCCATCCGCGCCGTGGTGGTCGTCGTCATCGGGTTCGCCCTGATGGCGCTCGACACCCCCGTGTACGTGATCCTGCCGACCTACGGGGTGCTGTTCCTGCTGGTGGTCCCGGTGCTCCGCGTCCGACCGGCGGCGCTGCTCGGCATCGCCGCGCTCTGCGCAGTGCTGTCGCCGCTCGCCGCGCTGACGATCGCGCCGGCCTACGCGGACGCCGGCATGATCGGCGTCCAGCTCGGCCTGGTCTACCCCGTGGTCACCTTCCTGGCGTACGTCCTGGTCGGTCTCGCGGTCGCCCGGGCCGGCCTGGAGGAACGTGGCCGGCAGGTTGCGCTCCTGGCGGCCGGCGCACTGGTCGCCACCACCGCGTACGTCGCCGGTTCGGTCCTCGCCCCGCTTCCGGACGACGCGGCCCTGGCGTTCCCCGGGGTCCCGTACGCGGGCGAGGGCTCGACCCCCGGCCAGGCCCTCGCACAGCTGTTCCTGTCCCCGCGTGACCACTCGTCGTCAGTCGTCGACGTGGTGGGGACGGCCGGGGTGGCGGTCGCCGTGATCGCCCTGTGCCTGCTCGTGTTCGACGGCCGCGGGCGTGTCGCCGAGCGGATCGCGTTCCCCCTGGCCGCGGTCGGCTCGATGCCGCTGACGGTGTACTCGGGGCACCTCGTGGTCATCGCGATGCTGCCGACCTCCCCCGAGTCGGTCGAGGCCTGGGGCTGGTTCGCCCTCGGCTCGGTGGTCTTCGCGATGCTGTGGCGGCGGTTCCTGGGTCGCGGCCCGCTCGAGCGGGTGGTGGGGGCCCTGGTGTCCCTCGTCCCGATGCGCTGA